Proteins encoded within one genomic window of Meriones unguiculatus strain TT.TT164.6M chromosome 20, Bangor_MerUng_6.1, whole genome shotgun sequence:
- the Rsph3 gene encoding radial spoke head protein 3 homolog: MAAANNAEAALPAKKRPPRKRSRGPAGGRGREPETPFTTGPSDNPAGRNCLEFPPPGGTSRRPATGAGASDSLHAPGRKPSVTETPCADRLASRPLPREPCPRAPRHPCPWHYLYVSGSHLFLTPTCFRVRLHRRGGGSTPNMSALTDRSPRTTEASGTYTYTSKPRALSCQRHRYRPSLLQPAEEPLTFGNIMYDRRVVRGNTYALPTGQVPGQPDPLELHRQQQARRKALARKRAQEQLRPRTPEPVEGRKHVDVQTELYLEEIADRIVEVDMECQTDAFLDRPPTPLFIPAKTGKDVATQILEGELFDFNLEVKPMLEVLVGKTIEQALLEVMEEEELANLRAYQFSYEEIRNVELAEVQRLEEQERRHREEKERRKKQQWEIVHKHNEASQKISARAFAQQYLSDLLPSVFDSLRNSGYFYDPIERDIEVGFLPWLMNEVEKSMEYSMVGRTVLDMLIREVVERRLNTYEHKGNLQSSPRQDDLFRDPERMPDSLMSDYFPG; encoded by the exons ATGGCCGCCGCCAACAACGCCGAGGCGGCCCTGCCTGCCAAGAAGCGGCCACCGCGCAAGCGCAGCCGAGGACCAGCAGGTGGGCGGGGTCGCGAGCCGGAAACGCCCTTCACTACGGGCCCCTCCGACAACCCAGCCGGCCGGAACTGCCTGGAGTTCCCACCTCCGGGCGGAACTTCGCGTCGCCCGGCAACCGGTGCGGGCGCGTCAGACTCGCTCCACGCTCCGGGGAGAAAGCCTTCGGTAACAGAGACCCCCTGCGCGGACCGCCTCGCGTCCCGCCCGCTTCCCCGAGAACCGTGTCCCCGCGCGCCGCGGCATCCCTGCCCCTGGCACTACTTATACGTCTCCGGCTCCCACCTCTTTTTAACCCCCACCTGCTTCAGAGTCCGCCTCCACCGAAGGGGAGGCGGTTCGACCCCCAACATGTCGGCGTTGACAGACCGCAGCCCTCGGACGACCGAGGCCTCTGGCACCTACACCTACACCAGCAAGCCCCGGGCCTTGTCTTGCCAGCGCCACCGCTACCGGCCCAGCCTTTTGCAGCC AGCTGAAGAACCTTTGACTTTTGGAAACATAATGTATGACAGAAGGGTGGTCCGAGGCAACACCTATGCACTTCCCACAGGACAAGTG CCTGGACAGCCTGATCCTCTAGAGCTTCATCgacagcagcaggccaggaggaAGGCTCTTGCCAGAAAACGAGCCCAAGAGCAGCTCAGACCACGGACGCCTGAGCCAGTGGAGGGCAGAAAGCATGTGGATGTGCAGACAG AATTATACCTTGAAGAAATTGCTGACCGCATAGTTGAAGTCGACATGGAGTGTCAGACAGATGCATTTCTGGACAGACCACCAACACCCCTCTTCATCCCTGCCAAAACCGGCAAAGATGTAGCCACTCAAATACTAGAAGGAGAG CTCTTTGACTTTAACCTTGAAGTCAAACCAATGTTAGAAGTTCTCGTGGGGAAAACAATTGAACAGGCCCTTTTAGAagtgatggaagaggaggagctgGCCAACCTGAGGGCCTATCAGTTTTCATATGAAGAGATAAGGAATGTTGAGCTGGCTGAAGTGCAGCGACTGGaagagcaggagaggaggcaccgAGAGGAAAAG GAACGCCGTAAGAAGCAGCAGTGGGAAATTGTACATAAGCACAATGAGGCGTCACAGAAGATCTCAGCTCGAGCATTTGCACAGCAGTACCTGTCTGACCTTCTTCCGTCTGTCTTTGACAGTCTCAGGAACAGTGGCTACTTTTATGATCCAATTGAAAGAG ATATTGAGGTAGGATTCCTTCCATGGCTAATGAATGAAGTTGAAAAATCCATGGAATACAGCATGGTGGGAAGAACCGTGCTTGACA TGTTGATCCGTGAAGTGGTTGAAAGAAGGCTAAATACTTACGAGCATAAGGGCAACCTGCAGTCCTCTCCGAGGCAGGATGATTTGTTCAGAGATCCTGAGAGGATGCCAGATTCCTTG